TGGGGCGTACGCCCCACTCGGCCACCAGCTCGTCGTACTGCTTCTTCACCGAGCCGCCCTTCACCGGCGACCCGGTGCGGATCGCGCGGAGCATGGTGTTGCGTGGGGTGTGCTGGCTCTCGACGAACTGCACCACCTCGACTCGATAGCCGGCCAGGCGCAGCAGGCTCGCGCGCAGCGCGTCGGTGAGCGTGTCGGCGAAGCGCTCACGGAGGATGCCGTGGCGGGTGAGCATCGAGTAGGGCGCCGGGGTCGGGGCCTTGCGCAGCTGGGCGGCGATGTCGTGGTGACAGCAGGGCGCGGCGAGCACCAGCGGCGCCTCCCACTCGACCGCGCGGGCCAGGGCGTCGTCGGTGGCGGTGTCGCAGGCATGCAGGGCGAGCACCACGTCGGGCTGCTGGTCGAGCTGCACCCCGTCGATGGTCCCGGCCACGAACTCCGCCGCCACCCCGAGCTCGGCCGCGATCTTGGTGTTGTGCTCTCGCGACTGCTCCTTGACGTCGACGCCGGTGACGACGACGGGCAGCTCGCGCACCTCGGTCAGGTAGCGCTGGGCGGCGAAGGTCAGGTAGCCGTTGCCAGCGCCGAGGTCGATGATGCGCAGCGGCTCCTCGGTGCTCGGCCGACGCACCTTGCCCGACTTCATCGCGTCGGTCAGGGCCGCGTCGAGCTGACGCAGGAACTCCTCGACCTGGCGATACTTCGCCTGGCGTGAGGGCTTCAGCTTCCCGTCCTTG
The sequence above is drawn from the Nocardioides albertanoniae genome and encodes:
- a CDS encoding class I SAM-dependent methyltransferase, whose protein sequence is MSRESEPLLRALNRMRSVILDPAALVKAVASGKQRGTTPKWRRAELRYVDLKAGRQLQITTYDATQAFTANHPVGDSSALDDLLDVPFANWIVTTETEQTQVQAKTPTTALVSTTELSAPVEADRGHDQPKERLLPVSDPVFRVLGLSDKDGKLKPSRQAKYRQVEEFLRQLDAALTDAMKSGKVRRPSTEEPLRIIDLGAGNGYLTFAAQRYLTEVRELPVVVTGVDVKEQSREHNTKIAAELGVAAEFVAGTIDGVQLDQQPDVVLALHACDTATDDALARAVEWEAPLVLAAPCCHHDIAAQLRKAPTPAPYSMLTRHGILRERFADTLTDALRASLLRLAGYRVEVVQFVESQHTPRNTMLRAIRTGSPVKGGSVKKQYDELVAEWGVRPKLGELLSGR